In Natronococcus occultus SP4, the following proteins share a genomic window:
- the katG gene encoding catalase/peroxidase HPI: protein MTRSNQEWWPNKLNVEILDQNACDVGPMGEDFDYAEAFEEIDYEELKSDLEDVMTDSQEWWPADYGHYGPLFIRMAWHSAGTYRIKDGRGGASGGRQRFAPLNSWPDNANLDKARRLLWPVKQKYGQKLSWGDLIVLAGNVALESMGFETYGFGAGREDEYRSDEAVDWGPEDEWEASERFDEDGELQGNLAATVMGLIYVNPEGPDSEPDPEKSAERIRESFGQMAMDDEETAALIAGGHTFGKVHGAENPDEHVGPEPEAAPIDQQGLGWESSHGSGKGADTITSGIEGPWNTTPTQWDTSYIDNLLEYKWWPERGPGGAWQWTTQNGELDEAAPGAEDPAEKEDVMMLTTDVALKRDPDYREILERFQDNPDEFQDAFSRAWFKLIHRDMGPKERYLGPEVPDEELMWQDPIPDADYELIDEDDAAELKAELLDSELSVSQLAKTAWASASTYRYGDKRGGANGARIRLEPQQSWEVNEPDQLETVLSTLEEIKEEFNGSRSDDVRVSLADLIVLGGNAAVEQAAADAGYDVEVPFEPGRTDASQEQTDVDSFEALKPVADGFRNYYSDEAERSQEELLVDKADLLNLTVPEMTVLVGGMRTLGATYQDTDLGVLTDQPETLTNDFFVNLLDMDYEWEASDESQDIMGWEATPESDNDQVFELRNRETGEVEWTATRADLIFGSNSRLRAAADIYASENAEEKFVQDFVDTWSKVMQLDRFDLE, encoded by the coding sequence ATGACAAGGTCCAACCAAGAGTGGTGGCCGAACAAGCTCAACGTGGAGATCCTCGATCAGAACGCCTGCGACGTGGGTCCGATGGGCGAGGACTTCGACTACGCCGAGGCGTTCGAGGAGATCGACTACGAGGAGCTGAAGTCGGATCTCGAGGACGTCATGACCGACTCCCAGGAGTGGTGGCCGGCCGACTACGGTCACTACGGGCCGCTCTTTATCCGAATGGCCTGGCACAGCGCCGGCACGTACCGAATCAAAGACGGTCGTGGTGGCGCCTCGGGCGGCCGACAGCGCTTCGCGCCGCTTAACAGCTGGCCCGACAACGCGAACCTCGACAAGGCTCGCCGACTGCTCTGGCCGGTCAAGCAGAAGTACGGCCAGAAACTCTCGTGGGGCGATCTGATCGTCCTGGCCGGGAACGTCGCTCTCGAGTCGATGGGGTTCGAGACGTACGGCTTCGGCGCCGGGCGCGAGGACGAGTACCGCTCCGACGAGGCCGTCGACTGGGGTCCCGAGGACGAGTGGGAAGCCTCCGAGCGCTTCGACGAGGACGGCGAGCTCCAGGGGAACCTCGCCGCCACCGTGATGGGGCTGATCTACGTGAACCCCGAGGGTCCCGACAGCGAGCCCGATCCGGAGAAGTCTGCGGAACGGATCCGGGAGTCGTTCGGTCAGATGGCGATGGACGACGAGGAGACGGCCGCGCTCATCGCCGGCGGCCACACCTTCGGGAAGGTCCACGGCGCCGAGAATCCCGACGAGCACGTCGGTCCCGAGCCCGAGGCGGCCCCGATCGACCAGCAGGGGCTGGGCTGGGAGAGCAGCCACGGCTCCGGGAAGGGCGCCGACACGATCACCAGCGGGATCGAGGGCCCATGGAACACCACGCCGACCCAGTGGGACACGAGCTACATCGACAACCTGCTCGAGTACAAGTGGTGGCCCGAGCGAGGTCCCGGCGGCGCCTGGCAGTGGACCACGCAGAACGGCGAACTCGACGAGGCCGCCCCGGGCGCCGAGGATCCCGCAGAGAAGGAAGACGTGATGATGCTGACGACCGACGTCGCGCTCAAGCGTGATCCCGACTACCGGGAGATCCTCGAACGCTTCCAGGACAACCCCGACGAGTTCCAGGACGCGTTCTCGCGGGCCTGGTTCAAGCTGATCCACCGGGACATGGGGCCCAAAGAGCGGTACCTCGGTCCGGAGGTTCCGGACGAGGAGCTGATGTGGCAGGATCCGATCCCGGACGCCGACTACGAGCTGATCGACGAGGACGACGCCGCCGAGCTCAAAGCGGAGCTCCTCGACTCGGAGCTGTCGGTCTCCCAGCTGGCCAAAACCGCCTGGGCGTCGGCCTCGACGTACCGCTACGGCGACAAGCGCGGTGGCGCGAACGGTGCCCGTATCCGCCTCGAGCCCCAGCAGAGCTGGGAGGTCAACGAGCCCGACCAGCTTGAGACGGTGCTGTCGACCCTCGAAGAGATCAAAGAGGAGTTCAACGGCTCGCGATCCGACGACGTGCGGGTCTCGCTGGCCGACCTGATCGTCCTGGGCGGTAACGCGGCCGTCGAGCAGGCGGCAGCCGACGCCGGCTACGACGTCGAGGTCCCGTTCGAGCCGGGCCGAACCGACGCCTCCCAGGAACAGACCGACGTCGACTCCTTTGAGGCGCTCAAACCCGTCGCGGACGGCTTCCGCAACTACTACAGCGACGAGGCCGAGCGATCCCAGGAGGAGCTGCTGGTCGACAAGGCCGACCTCCTGAACCTGACGGTACCCGAGATGACGGTGCTCGTCGGCGGCATGCGCACACTGGGGGCCACCTACCAGGATACCGACCTTGGCGTCCTCACCGACCAGCCGGAGACGCTGACCAACGACTTCTTCGTGAACCTGCTCGACATGGACTACGAGTGGGAAGCGTCCGACGAGTCCCAGGACATCATGGGCTGGGAGGCGACCCCGGAATCCGACAACGACCAGGTGTTCGAACTGCGCAACCGCGAGACGGGTGAGGTCGAGTGGACGGCGACCCGCGCTGATCTGATCTTCGGCTCGAACTCCCGACTCCGCGCCGCTGCGGACATCTACGCCTCCGAGAACGCCGAAGAGAAGTTCGTGCAGGACTTCGTCGACACCTGGAGCAAGGTCATGCAGCTCGACCGCTTCGACCTCGAGTAA
- a CDS encoding metal-dependent hydrolase, whose translation MQPVVHLAVGYLCYAAYARWRRDDVPAETPALVAIVGAGLADLIDKPLHAADVVPVGRTIGHSLLFVVPLVAVVWLLARRRDRELLGVAFAIGYGSHIATDIPWHVLSGDYDELGFLLWPITHMPEYSGVKPLGTVPGLGIEATTLWLEAVILVASIGLWIADGYPGTAPIRRVVRRS comes from the coding sequence ATGCAACCCGTCGTCCACCTCGCGGTCGGCTATCTCTGTTACGCAGCGTACGCCCGCTGGCGTCGTGACGACGTGCCCGCCGAGACGCCGGCGCTCGTCGCGATCGTCGGCGCGGGACTCGCGGATCTGATCGACAAACCGCTTCACGCCGCGGACGTCGTCCCCGTGGGACGGACGATCGGCCACTCGCTGCTGTTTGTCGTCCCGCTCGTCGCTGTCGTCTGGCTGCTGGCACGGCGTCGGGACCGCGAACTGCTGGGGGTCGCCTTCGCGATCGGTTACGGCTCGCACATCGCGACCGACATCCCCTGGCACGTCCTCTCGGGCGACTACGACGAGCTGGGCTTTTTGCTGTGGCCGATCACCCACATGCCCGAGTACTCCGGGGTCAAACCCCTCGGGACGGTTCCCGGCCTCGGCATCGAAGCAACGACGCTGTGGCTCGAGGCGGTCATCCTCGTCGCAAGCATCGGGCTCTGGATAGCCGACGGCTACCCGGGGACGGCACCGATTCGGCGGGTAGTCCGTCGGTCGTGA
- a CDS encoding DNA-3-methyladenine glycosylase family protein: MIDEAAPVLRQDPVMAELVDRHDPYVEPDWSEYERLCISIINQQVSTASAAAIRERVFDVLDGEVTPESVLAADEAALRDAGLSPSKVEYVRNAARAFQENDYTRAGFADQTNAEVVDALTEIRGIGEWTARMYLLFVLERPDILPLGDLAVRRGIENLYADGDELTRAEMREIAADWRPYRSVATRYIWAEYESE; the protein is encoded by the coding sequence ATGATAGATGAGGCAGCCCCCGTACTCCGCCAAGATCCCGTGATGGCGGAGCTCGTCGACCGGCACGACCCCTACGTCGAACCGGACTGGAGCGAGTACGAGCGACTCTGCATCTCGATTATCAACCAGCAGGTCTCGACCGCGAGCGCCGCCGCCATCCGCGAGCGGGTGTTCGACGTCCTCGACGGCGAGGTGACACCCGAGAGCGTCCTGGCGGCCGACGAGGCGGCGCTGCGCGACGCGGGACTCTCACCGAGCAAGGTCGAGTACGTCCGCAACGCCGCCCGGGCGTTTCAGGAGAACGACTACACGCGTGCGGGGTTCGCCGATCAGACGAACGCGGAGGTCGTCGACGCCCTCACCGAGATCAGGGGTATCGGCGAGTGGACCGCACGGATGTACCTCCTGTTCGTCCTCGAACGACCCGACATCCTTCCGCTCGGTGACCTGGCGGTTCGGCGCGGGATCGAGAACCTCTACGCCGACGGCGACGAGCTCACCCGCGCGGAGATGCGCGAGATCGCCGCGGACTGGCGTCCCTACCGCAGCGTCGCGACGCGGTACATCTGGGCGGAGTACGAGTCGGAGTAG
- a CDS encoding L-aspartate oxidase, with translation MARTPRGEGDSSVPAAELGGVERRLEDADETAADGIEYDIVTTPVLVIGAGAAGARVAIALAEAGVEPLVIGKRDHGDAHTTWAAGGVNAALGSLDSEDDWTVHAADTLNEGHHLNDPEAVELTARHMPDRIRELEEWGMPLDRTDDGEINQRYFGAQSYRRTCFVGDRTGEAMLETLIDRARELEIPYRENVMITRLLSDGQRVSGAIGFDMETGRGLLFRSEHVVVAAGGFSALYDRHSSRDDENNGDAQALALEAGARLLDAEFVQFHPTGMVGERYGEEWDGRLVTEAVRGEGGRLYNAEGERFMERYSPDQMELDARDVVARAIAREVREGRGTENGGVFLDISHRDDDYVRDRLPSMVERFESLGVDITAEPMEVAPTAHYTMGGVDIDFRTGETGVEGLYAVGEAVAGVHGANRLGGNSLAETVTIGKLIGEYVASAVIPDDREPTVEDGQRAFAEREFRALAGLSAADGEHTPEAILEELGELLWEHAGILRDEAGLREGLDRLDELRARTAELRIDGDRTSRSFEYAVDLSVSLTVAEALLRTALERTESRGAHYRTDHPETATDWRVNLVLSVDDGDLSIRRRGVGEPSEPVREALEEGYELDYHHLE, from the coding sequence ATGGCTCGAACACCACGCGGCGAAGGCGACAGTTCGGTACCCGCGGCCGAGCTCGGTGGCGTCGAACGCCGTCTCGAGGACGCGGACGAGACCGCGGCTGACGGGATCGAGTACGACATCGTCACGACGCCGGTGCTCGTCATCGGCGCCGGAGCGGCGGGAGCACGCGTCGCGATCGCGCTCGCCGAGGCGGGCGTCGAGCCGCTCGTGATCGGCAAGCGCGACCACGGCGACGCCCACACGACCTGGGCGGCCGGCGGCGTCAACGCCGCGCTCGGCTCGCTCGACTCCGAGGACGACTGGACCGTCCACGCGGCCGATACGCTGAACGAGGGCCATCACCTGAACGATCCCGAGGCCGTCGAGCTGACGGCGAGGCATATGCCGGATCGGATCCGTGAACTCGAGGAGTGGGGGATGCCGCTGGACCGTACCGATGACGGCGAGATCAACCAGCGGTACTTCGGCGCCCAGTCGTACCGCCGCACGTGTTTCGTGGGCGATCGAACTGGCGAGGCGATGCTCGAGACGTTGATCGACCGTGCCCGCGAACTCGAGATCCCCTACCGCGAGAACGTGATGATCACGCGGCTGCTCTCGGACGGTCAGCGCGTCTCGGGTGCCATCGGCTTCGATATGGAGACCGGTCGCGGCCTGCTCTTCCGGAGCGAGCACGTCGTGGTCGCCGCAGGCGGGTTCTCCGCGCTCTACGATCGCCACTCCTCGCGGGACGACGAGAACAACGGCGACGCTCAGGCGCTCGCGCTCGAGGCCGGCGCCCGGCTGCTCGACGCCGAGTTCGTCCAGTTTCACCCGACGGGAATGGTCGGCGAGCGCTACGGCGAAGAGTGGGACGGCCGCCTGGTGACCGAGGCGGTCCGCGGCGAGGGAGGGCGGCTCTACAACGCGGAGGGAGAGCGGTTTATGGAACGATACTCGCCCGACCAGATGGAACTCGACGCCCGCGACGTCGTCGCCAGGGCGATCGCTCGGGAGGTCCGTGAGGGACGAGGAACGGAGAACGGCGGCGTCTTCCTCGATATCTCCCACCGAGACGACGACTACGTTCGCGACCGGCTCCCGTCGATGGTCGAGCGCTTCGAGTCGCTGGGTGTCGACATCACTGCAGAACCGATGGAGGTCGCACCGACGGCCCACTACACGATGGGTGGGGTCGACATCGACTTCCGGACGGGCGAGACCGGCGTCGAGGGGCTGTACGCCGTCGGCGAGGCCGTCGCCGGCGTCCACGGCGCGAACCGCCTCGGCGGCAACTCGCTGGCCGAAACCGTCACGATCGGGAAGCTCATCGGCGAGTACGTCGCAAGCGCGGTGATCCCCGACGACCGCGAGCCGACCGTCGAGGACGGACAGCGCGCGTTCGCCGAGCGGGAGTTCCGGGCGCTCGCGGGACTTTCGGCCGCCGACGGCGAGCACACTCCGGAGGCGATCCTCGAGGAACTCGGCGAACTGTTGTGGGAGCACGCGGGGATCCTCCGGGACGAGGCGGGACTCCGCGAAGGGCTCGATCGCCTCGACGAGCTCCGTGCGCGAACGGCGGAGCTCAGGATCGACGGCGACCGCACCTCGCGGTCGTTCGAGTACGCGGTCGATCTCTCCGTTAGCCTTACCGTCGCCGAAGCGTTGCTCCGGACGGCCCTCGAGCGAACCGAATCCCGAGGAGCCCACTATCGGACCGACCACCCGGAGACGGCGACGGACTGGCGTGTCAACCTCGTCCTCTCGGTCGACGACGGAGACCTCTCGATTCGGCGCCGCGGCGTCGGCGAGCCGAGCGAGCCGGTTCGGGAGGCACTCGAGGAAGGATACGAACTCGACTACCACCACCTCGAGTGA
- a CDS encoding DUF2080 family transposase-associated protein: MEQFTINGHEVVDGDVKATGNGAHVYVPKRWRGADVKVVRTSDPDDE, from the coding sequence ATGGAACAGTTCACAATCAACGGCCACGAAGTCGTGGACGGCGACGTGAAAGCCACAGGTAACGGCGCTCACGTCTACGTCCCGAAACGCTGGCGTGGCGCGGACGTGAAAGTCGTCCGTACTTCTGACCCCGACGACGAATAG